Within Oribacterium sp. oral taxon 102, the genomic segment GACGGAAACCTCCCCCTGTGTCACCATCGTCAGGCCGGGATCGGAAAAGGAGATTCTGGAGGGGAGCTGCGGCCTCCCGATCCCCGGGGTTCGCGTCCGGATCATCCGGAGCGGCAGGGAGTGTGCCTGCGGCGAGAGCGGGGAGGTGCAGGTGAAGGGCTACAACCTGATGCAGGGCTATTTCGACAGCCCGGAGGAAACCGCGAGAGCGTTTACGGAGGACGGGTGGCTGCATACCGGGGATCTGGGCTATCTGGATCAGAGAGCTGCGCTGCATATTTCCGGTCGGATGAAGGACATCATTATCCGTTCCGGGGAGAATATCTCTCCTGCGGAAATTGAGGAGGAGCTGGATCAGTTTCCGGGCGTACAGAGGGTAAAGGTCGTGGGTGTCAAGGCCTCCGTCCGTCAGGAGGAGGTGGTTGCCTGCATGAAGATGCAGGAGGGAATAACGCTGGATCCGGATGCGGTGCAGGCGTTCCTCGCGCCAAGGCTCTCGGCCTACAAGATGCCGACATATATCATCCAGCTGGATTGCTTCCCGGAGACGGCCAGCGGGAAGCCGGATATCAAGGCGATCCGGGAAATGGCGGAGGAGGCGATCCGCACAGCCAGAGCGTGTTATATGTAAACGATTTAGCAATACGGCGATACGATACGAAAAAGGATAAGTTTGGTGAATATTCCGGCGGGGTTTCCGCAGGAAAAGCGTTTGACAGGAGGTAAAAGGAAAATGGCAGAGGCTTTTTTCACGGAGCAGCATGAGCTGATCAGAAAACTGACCCGAGACTTCGCGGAACGGGAGTTTACGGATGAACTTCTGGATCAGGTAGAGGCGTCAGGTGAATTTCCCGAGGAGGTTCTACAGAAGATGGCAAAGGCCGGTTTCTTCGGCGTGAAAACGCCGAAGGAGTGGGGCGGGCAGGGAGCGGATGCCCGGGCATACGTGCTGGTGATGGAGGAAATCTCCAGAGTGTCCGCCGTGGCAAGCATCTATGTGTCCAGCCCGAATTCTCTTTCCGGAGGGCCGCTGCTTCTGGCGGGGAACGATGCGCAGAAGGAAAAATATCTGAGGCCGGTGGTGACCGGCGAGAAGAAGCTGGCATTTGCTCTGACAGAGCCGGGAGCCGGCTCCGATGCGGGAGGCGTGCAGACGACGGCAAGAAAAGAGGGTGAGCATTACATTCTGAATGGACGGAAGTGCTTCATTACCATGGCTCCGCTGTCGGATTATGCGGTGATCTTCGCCAGAACGGGAGAGGCTGGTCCCAGAGGGCTTTCCGCCTTCGTGCTGGATATGCATGCGCCGGGTGTCTCCTGCGGCAAGGGCGAAAATAAAATGGGAATCATCGGCTGTGCGACCTCCGATATTATCATGGAAAATGCGGTGGTGCCGGAGTGCGACCGTCTGGGCGAGGAAGGGGACGGCATGAAGATTGCCATGAATACGCTGAATACCGGTCGTTTGGGTGTTGCGGCGCAGTCGATCGGCGTGGCGCAGGCCTGTCTGGACGAGGCGGTAAGCTATGCCAAGGACAGAAAGCAGTTCGGAAGGCCTATCGGACAGTTTCAGGCAATTCAGTTCATGCTTGCGGAGATGGCGACCAAGCTGGAGGCGGCGAAGCAGCTGGTGTATAAGGCAGCATACATGATGGATACCAGACAGAATGCGACGATGAACGCTTCTATGGCGAAGTACTATGCCTCGG encodes:
- a CDS encoding acyl-CoA dehydrogenase family protein — translated: MAEAFFTEQHELIRKLTRDFAEREFTDELLDQVEASGEFPEEVLQKMAKAGFFGVKTPKEWGGQGADARAYVLVMEEISRVSAVASIYVSSPNSLSGGPLLLAGNDAQKEKYLRPVVTGEKKLAFALTEPGAGSDAGGVQTTARKEGEHYILNGRKCFITMAPLSDYAVIFARTGEAGPRGLSAFVLDMHAPGVSCGKGENKMGIIGCATSDIIMENAVVPECDRLGEEGDGMKIAMNTLNTGRLGVAAQSIGVAQACLDEAVSYAKDRKQFGRPIGQFQAIQFMLAEMATKLEAAKQLVYKAAYMMDTRQNATMNASMAKYYASEVCNEIAQKALQIHGGYGYIKDYKIERYFRDCRIFTIYEGTSQVQQMVIGRTLLKK